One segment of Vulpes lagopus strain Blue_001 chromosome 8, ASM1834538v1, whole genome shotgun sequence DNA contains the following:
- the NPPC gene encoding C-type natriuretic peptide, whose protein sequence is MHLSQLLACALLLTLLSLRPSEAKPGAPPKVPRTPPGEELAEPQAAGGGQKKGDKTPGGGGANLKGDRSRLLRDLRVDTKSRGAWVRLLHEHPNARKYKGGNKKGLSKGCFGLKLDRIGSMSGLGC, encoded by the exons ATGCACCTCTCGCAGCTGCTGGCCTGCGCCCTGCTGCTCACGCTACTCTCGCTCCGGCCCTCCGAAGCCAAGCCCGGGGCGCCGCCGAAG GTCCCGCGAACTCCGCCCGGGGAGGAGCTGGCCGAGCCCCAGGCTGCGGGGGGCGGTCAGAAGAAGGGCGACAAAACtcccgggggcggcggcgccaACCTCAAGGGCGACCGGTCGCGACTGCTCCGGGACCTGCGCGTGGACACCAAGTCGCGGGGCGCGTGGGTGCGCCTCCTGCATGAGCACCCCAACGCGCGCAAATACAAAGGAGGCAACAAGAAGGGCTTGTCCAAGGGCTGCTTCGGCCTCAAGCTGGACCGGATCGGCTCCATGAGCGGCTTGGGATGTTAG